TGCCGTGGAATGGACAGTTTACGTCGTTACATTCCTTTTCAGGAACAGCGACGTTTAACCCTGTATTTTTAGCCATATTTACCTCGGATTTTTAATTCGCATACTGATACGTTTCTCAGGCTGCGAAGCGAGCACCGAACCATCAACCCTTACAAGAGTATCATCTGGAAGGCGGATCTGAAACACAGCCCCTATCTTCTGCACTTTTCTGAGACCTGTTCCGGTATGTATCACAAGCATGTTTTTTGTTTCATCAGCAATCCGGCCGGAGATATTATTCTGAAAACTGTTGGTTGAAGATTCAACCTTAACAGTAAGGCCGGTAAGCTCATGCCTGCATACATTACCCGGATTAATCAAGCCTCATTTCTCCTTTTGTTCTGCTCTGTCTTGATCCTGGCTACAGTGCGCCTGATCTCACGGATGCGTCCCG
The sequence above is a segment of the Methanoplanus limicola DSM 2279 genome. Coding sequences within it:
- a CDS encoding ribonuclease P protein component 1, with protein sequence MINPGNVCRHELTGLTVKVESSTNSFQNNISGRIADETKNMLVIHTGTGLRKVQKIGAVFQIRLPDDTLVRVDGSVLASQPEKRISMRIKNPR